Proteins encoded by one window of Halobacteriovoraceae bacterium:
- the nuoK gene encoding NADH-quinone oxidoreductase subunit NuoK, producing MSNLAVYLMISFVMFICGMLVIIARKNIVAILLGIELILNSAALNFVAYSRYTSQNIDGHIFPLFIIVIAAAEAAVGLAIVIRFFQIRETIHIDDASQLQG from the coding sequence ATGTCAAATTTGGCCGTATATTTAATGATTTCATTTGTAATGTTCATCTGCGGAATGCTAGTTATTATCGCAAGAAAGAATATTGTCGCTATTTTACTTGGAATAGAATTGATCTTAAATTCAGCTGCTTTAAATTTTGTAGCTTATAGTCGGTACACTTCACAAAATATTGATGGGCATATTTTCCCATTGTTTATTATTGTCATTGCAGCAGCTGAAGCTGCTGTAGGACTTGCAATAGTCATCAGATTTTTTCAAATTAGAGAGACCATTCATATTGATGATGCTTCTCAATTACAAGGGTAG
- a CDS encoding NADH-quinone oxidoreductase subunit J yields MFDDILFFFSAVMAVGGAIKVVSDKNIMHACVYLLCSLIGVAGLYLTLGADFVAAIQLIVYVGGIVILMLFAIMLTGGVDFVSKIKTQNTPLMGNFKTYTIASLTSLVFSMSVLKLLSGVFKSKEIVKALPPFSPTVEKIGELLVTDHVLAFEISSVLLLGALVGAATIARPRKR; encoded by the coding sequence ATGTTTGATGATATTTTATTCTTCTTTTCAGCAGTAATGGCAGTTGGTGGCGCAATAAAAGTTGTATCAGATAAGAATATAATGCATGCATGTGTTTATCTCTTGTGTTCACTCATTGGAGTTGCCGGTTTGTACTTAACTTTAGGGGCAGATTTTGTAGCAGCGATTCAACTAATCGTTTATGTCGGTGGTATTGTAATCTTGATGCTTTTTGCAATTATGCTTACGGGAGGGGTTGATTTTGTATCTAAGATTAAGACTCAAAATACTCCTTTGATGGGTAATTTTAAAACATACACGATCGCCTCATTAACATCTTTGGTTTTTTCAATGTCAGTTTTAAAACTTCTTAGTGGAGTCTTTAAGAGTAAAGAAATTGTGAAAGCTTTACCTCCATTTTCTCCTACAGTTGAGAAGATTGGGGAGTTGCTTGTTACTGATCATGTTTTAGCTTTTGAAATTTCATCTGTATTATTATTGGGAGCTCTAGTTGGCGCAGCAACTATAGCACGACCAAGAAAGAGATAA
- the nuoH gene encoding NADH-quinone oxidoreductase subunit NuoH: MNETIVTYLSTFSGYQKTVELFNAFFGFDTSGFMAFLTFFIAVTLVITVMATIGGLGTYAERKISADIQMRQGPNRVGPYGILQFLADGVKMILKEDIIPAQSDKFLFVLAPLLCILGVFMSLAVVPFSSGFILTDLNIGVVYLIGVSSLVGVGIFIGGYSSNSKWSMLGGMRGASQIISYEIPVTISVLSIVLLSGGLSFTTLIESQGALPLGWFLFHNPFTFLAFFVFFIGALAETNRAPFDLPEAESELVSGYHTEYSGMRFAFFALAEYIEVFVVCGVGSALFLGGYNVPFNLGGDTIIGQVLQLGSFLTKTLLLYYAVIWIRWTLPRLRVDQLMTLCWKYLTPIAIFNLIGCAFWMYFFDGESMIELIKHFAAMSGAGHH, translated from the coding sequence ATGAACGAAACGATAGTTACTTACCTCTCAACATTTAGTGGTTATCAAAAAACGGTTGAACTTTTTAATGCCTTTTTTGGTTTTGATACTTCTGGTTTCATGGCCTTTTTAACTTTTTTTATTGCTGTAACATTAGTGATTACTGTTATGGCAACAATTGGTGGTTTAGGAACATATGCTGAAAGAAAAATATCAGCAGATATTCAGATGAGACAGGGCCCAAACAGAGTAGGGCCTTATGGGATATTACAGTTTCTAGCTGATGGTGTGAAAATGATTTTAAAAGAGGATATTATTCCCGCCCAATCAGATAAATTTCTTTTTGTTTTGGCCCCTTTACTTTGCATACTTGGGGTTTTTATGTCTCTGGCCGTTGTTCCCTTTTCGAGTGGTTTTATTTTGACCGACCTTAATATTGGAGTTGTTTATTTGATAGGTGTATCTTCCTTGGTTGGTGTTGGGATTTTTATTGGAGGTTATTCTTCAAATTCAAAGTGGTCGATGCTTGGAGGAATGAGGGGAGCTTCTCAAATTATCAGTTACGAAATTCCTGTAACGATTTCAGTTTTAAGCATCGTCCTATTATCAGGAGGATTATCTTTTACGACTTTGATTGAATCTCAAGGGGCCCTCCCCCTAGGTTGGTTTTTGTTTCACAATCCATTTACATTTCTAGCTTTTTTTGTATTTTTCATAGGTGCTCTGGCCGAAACAAATCGTGCTCCTTTTGATTTACCTGAAGCAGAGTCTGAATTAGTATCTGGCTACCATACCGAATATTCAGGTATGAGGTTTGCTTTTTTTGCTTTGGCCGAATATATTGAAGTTTTTGTCGTATGTGGAGTTGGTTCAGCATTATTTTTAGGTGGTTACAACGTACCATTTAACTTAGGTGGAGATACAATAATTGGTCAAGTGTTGCAACTTGGATCCTTTCTGACTAAAACTCTTCTCCTTTATTACGCGGTTATCTGGATTAGATGGACTCTTCCAAGACTAAGAGTTGATCAGTTAATGACCCTTTGTTGGAAGTATTTAACTCCGATTGCAATATTTAATTTAATCGGATGTGCTTTTTGGATGTATTTTTTTGATGGAGAATCAATGATTGAACTAATAAAACATTTTGCTGCCATGAGTGGCGCTGGCCATCATTAA
- a CDS encoding NADH-quinone oxidoreductase subunit A, whose amino-acid sequence MVSSGINVFIPVAILFVFGLLLVGGSLLIGSLIRPKNPTKLKEMAYECGEDPIGTAWSAFNVRFYVVGLIFIIFDVESALMFPVVTVFKKMNEIGRGGLLLIEVLLFLAVLIAGIAYCWRKGDLDWVKSFNIKNQDSDK is encoded by the coding sequence ATGGTCTCTTCTGGTATAAATGTATTTATTCCTGTTGCAATTTTATTTGTTTTTGGACTTCTTCTTGTAGGTGGTTCGCTGCTCATTGGGTCCCTTATTCGTCCAAAAAATCCAACCAAACTAAAAGAAATGGCCTATGAGTGTGGTGAAGATCCAATTGGTACTGCATGGTCTGCTTTCAATGTAAGATTTTATGTCGTGGGATTGATATTTATTATATTTGATGTTGAATCCGCTCTGATGTTTCCAGTTGTAACTGTTTTCAAAAAAATGAATGAAATTGGCCGAGGAGGTCTTTTACTTATTGAGGTTTTACTTTTTCTAGCTGTTTTAATCGCAGGGATTGCATATTGTTGGAGAAAGGGTGATCTAGATTGGGTAAAAAGTTTTAATATTAAAAATCAAGACTCTGACAAATAG
- the mfd gene encoding transcription-repair coupling factor has product MLDSIFSKIDNNLEKHNHVFLHGPSSDQLSVILNYYQDFKKQNNLIICQDNEAAEHVFSFLKDIQINASKHNLYMYYPYEDTPYNGIFQSEQDMHYNFNILFKLSHNSENLTVVTSIDAVFQKIPNKSFFKDHYLSLNVEDIISPTELAQKLYHLGYNSGSSIEEPGTFTQKGEIFDICTPGKDAFRIHFFDDLIEEISCVDFVTKRTIDNSKLNSIDIGPNTHIVRNNQFTQNLRKNLPFPRPGQREKFEFKKSIFESLSNGIIFEDYISYFPLFFDNKQTLIDYFNLDLSKLYFFNYEISMKQLELFREHLYDMYDKYFSIEDTNSLLPDPNEYYSFYEQIVFSKYKKIYHDQLKIEVELELKDEFDHFHLKLDPLSSIINSIVNPTISREVKIRSILAYIDKNFKYSGNIIFLHSNDSTKIEFKHLLESNLEEYSEIYKRVHYLKAYLPSSFFHENSKTIFISDNEIFAAKKSKTKPKLNYDLDLFAEQLSTLKIGDFVIHSDYGQGKYLGLEQIDHGTGLNDFLVIEYTLQDKIYVPVYKIDQIQKQADSSANLQLDNLRTKSFEVTKAKAKKSVKKLAFDLLKLQAERSSIQSFPYSPPDENFHQFELDFPYEETPDQKNASLRVIEEMQKTTPMDFLVCGDVGFGKTEIAMRAAFKAVLDHKQVAILVPTTILALQHFNSFIKRFKNFPVNIQFVSRLKTPKQVQAILSDLEEGKVDILIGTHKILSKSVVFKDLGLVIVDEEQRFGVSHKEKLKLLKTSVDFLTLTATPIPRTMQMAFLGLRELALIKTAPPRRQSIKTYLIKEDEVTLKMAIEKELNRGGQVYFVHNRVRDMEIIKEKILKLAPKANILIAHGQLPERELEKRMTAFYNGDFNVLLATTIIESGIDIPSANTMIIDRADTYGLSQLHQLRGRIGRSDKKGYAYFVIPESKIINDNAQKRLKALQTFSELGSGFNIASSDLEIRGAGDILGAEQSGHIANIGLELYMELLKEAIHNLKGEKQYLKSNIEIFAPFSGLIPGHYISQQSERLRFYKRMSNTSSLEKLSDIIEEMKDIYGPFTQEVENLSVLIQIKILFQDKAITQVKAVGNTLKLKFNEGKLAANLEFRNKLVENLFNHPNKFSFSPDYTVSYRHHAQLSPEEMLNAAKYIAQQIIPC; this is encoded by the coding sequence ATGCTAGATTCTATTTTTTCAAAAATTGATAATAACCTAGAGAAGCACAATCATGTCTTTTTGCATGGACCTTCTTCGGATCAATTATCTGTTATTCTAAATTATTACCAAGATTTTAAAAAACAGAATAATTTAATTATCTGTCAAGACAATGAAGCTGCTGAACACGTCTTTAGTTTTTTAAAGGACATTCAGATTAACGCATCAAAACATAATTTATACATGTACTATCCCTATGAGGACACCCCTTATAATGGTATTTTTCAGTCAGAACAGGATATGCACTATAATTTTAACATCCTCTTCAAGCTATCTCATAATTCTGAAAATCTTACAGTTGTAACAAGTATTGATGCGGTTTTTCAAAAAATCCCAAATAAATCATTTTTTAAAGATCATTATCTAAGTTTAAATGTAGAAGATATCATTTCCCCAACTGAACTTGCTCAAAAATTATATCATTTGGGCTACAACTCTGGATCATCAATCGAGGAACCTGGAACATTTACACAAAAGGGTGAAATTTTTGATATTTGTACACCAGGTAAAGATGCTTTTAGAATACATTTTTTTGATGATCTAATTGAAGAAATTAGTTGTGTTGATTTTGTTACAAAACGTACAATTGATAACTCAAAACTTAATTCAATAGATATTGGTCCAAATACTCATATCGTGAGAAATAATCAATTCACACAAAATCTAAGAAAAAACCTGCCTTTCCCAAGGCCTGGTCAACGAGAAAAATTTGAGTTTAAGAAATCAATTTTTGAAAGTCTTTCGAATGGAATAATATTTGAGGACTATATATCTTATTTTCCACTATTTTTCGATAATAAGCAGACTCTCATCGATTATTTTAATCTAGACCTATCAAAGCTCTATTTTTTTAATTATGAAATTTCGATGAAACAACTTGAGCTATTTAGAGAACATCTTTATGACATGTATGATAAATATTTTTCCATAGAGGATACAAATTCTCTCCTGCCTGATCCCAATGAATATTATTCATTCTATGAGCAAATTGTGTTCTCTAAGTACAAAAAAATCTATCATGATCAATTAAAAATTGAAGTTGAATTAGAGCTTAAAGATGAATTCGATCACTTTCACTTAAAATTGGATCCCCTAAGCAGTATAATCAATTCTATAGTTAATCCTACAATTTCTAGAGAAGTAAAAATTAGATCAATCTTGGCATATATAGATAAGAATTTTAAATATTCTGGTAATATTATTTTTCTTCATAGCAACGATTCAACAAAAATTGAATTTAAACACCTTCTTGAAAGCAATCTAGAAGAATATTCAGAGATATATAAACGTGTTCATTATTTAAAAGCATATTTACCTAGTAGTTTTTTTCATGAAAACAGTAAAACTATTTTTATATCTGATAATGAAATATTTGCTGCAAAGAAAAGTAAAACAAAACCAAAGTTGAATTACGATCTAGATCTTTTTGCAGAACAATTATCAACCTTAAAAATAGGAGACTTTGTTATCCATAGTGATTATGGACAGGGTAAGTATCTTGGATTGGAACAAATTGATCATGGAACAGGGTTAAATGATTTTTTAGTCATAGAATATACTTTGCAAGATAAAATTTATGTTCCGGTTTATAAAATCGACCAAATTCAAAAACAGGCCGACTCAAGTGCAAATTTACAACTTGATAATTTGAGAACAAAATCTTTTGAAGTGACAAAAGCAAAGGCAAAAAAATCAGTTAAAAAACTTGCTTTTGATTTACTAAAACTTCAAGCAGAAAGATCTTCAATTCAATCATTCCCTTATTCTCCACCCGATGAAAACTTTCATCAATTTGAACTGGACTTCCCTTATGAGGAAACTCCTGATCAGAAAAATGCTTCACTAAGAGTCATTGAAGAAATGCAAAAAACAACCCCTATGGATTTTTTGGTTTGTGGAGATGTAGGTTTTGGAAAAACAGAAATTGCAATGCGGGCGGCCTTCAAAGCTGTGCTAGATCACAAGCAAGTTGCAATACTTGTTCCAACGACCATACTTGCACTCCAGCATTTTAACTCTTTTATAAAAAGATTTAAAAATTTTCCGGTTAATATCCAATTTGTTTCAAGATTAAAAACTCCAAAGCAAGTTCAAGCTATACTCAGTGATCTTGAAGAGGGAAAAGTAGATATATTAATTGGAACACATAAAATTCTTTCAAAATCAGTCGTCTTTAAAGATCTAGGACTTGTCATAGTTGATGAAGAACAAAGATTTGGTGTATCTCATAAAGAAAAACTCAAGCTATTGAAAACTTCTGTTGATTTTCTCACTCTTACAGCAACTCCAATACCAAGAACAATGCAAATGGCCTTCCTAGGATTAAGAGAATTGGCCCTGATTAAAACTGCACCACCTAGAAGACAGTCAATTAAAACCTATCTTATAAAAGAAGACGAAGTAACTCTAAAAATGGCCATTGAAAAGGAACTGAATCGCGGTGGACAAGTTTATTTTGTTCACAACAGAGTAAGAGATATGGAAATTATCAAAGAAAAAATATTAAAGTTAGCTCCAAAAGCAAATATACTTATAGCACATGGACAATTGCCAGAAAGAGAACTTGAAAAAAGAATGACCGCTTTTTACAATGGTGATTTTAATGTTCTTTTGGCCACAACAATTATTGAGAGTGGTATTGATATACCAAGTGCAAATACAATGATTATTGATAGAGCTGATACTTATGGCCTTTCTCAACTTCATCAATTGCGAGGTCGAATCGGAAGATCTGACAAAAAAGGTTATGCCTATTTTGTGATACCTGAAAGTAAAATAATTAATGATAATGCTCAAAAAAGACTTAAGGCATTACAAACATTTTCTGAACTTGGATCAGGTTTTAATATTGCTTCCAGTGATCTTGAAATACGAGGAGCTGGAGACATCTTAGGTGCTGAACAATCTGGTCATATTGCAAATATAGGGCTTGAACTTTATATGGAACTGCTTAAAGAAGCGATTCACAATTTAAAAGGTGAAAAACAATATCTCAAATCAAATATTGAAATATTTGCTCCGTTTAGTGGTTTAATTCCAGGACACTATATTTCGCAACAATCTGAACGACTTAGATTTTATAAAAGAATGTCAAATACTTCCTCTCTTGAAAAATTATCTGACATCATTGAAGAAATGAAAGATATTTATGGGCCTTTTACACAAGAGGTGGAGAATCTGAGTGTTTTAATCCAAATTAAAATTTTATTTCAAGACAAGGCCATCACACAAGTTAAGGCTGTGGGAAATACATTAAAATTAAAATTTAACGAGGGAAAACTAGCTGCAAACTTAGAATTTAGAAATAAACTTGTTGAGAATCTTTTCAATCACCCTAATAAATTCAGCTTTTCTCCAGACTACACAGTGAGTTACAGACATCATGCACAACTTTCTCCTGAAGAAATGTTGAATGCTGCAAAATATATTGCACAGCAAATCATCCCATGTTAG
- a CDS encoding peptidylprolyl isomerase, whose protein sequence is MQMSVTIILSFLLSFGLFARKNDPIVAKVNGEEIYKSDLENTYDKQKYIVTDRPTTRDAVLNDLINRQLGIQKAKKNKLESNDLVRKKTEDILYHAQVSRDLEPRLRDIKVSDEEVKEYYKHSPEYRTSQILFRLKVNASKEEIQDMMARALDAYNRLKAHPELFAEIANKESMSSSALNGGDMGYLPAVRMAPEYFKAIKQTKIGQITPPVRTQLGFHIIKVIALRSEDEIDMSLYKKIIFDQKRDTLLNEYFKELRKGASIKIEKKYLE, encoded by the coding sequence ATGCAAATGTCAGTTACAATCATACTATCCTTTCTTTTATCTTTTGGACTTTTCGCAAGGAAAAATGATCCGATTGTGGCAAAAGTAAATGGAGAAGAAATTTACAAGAGTGATTTAGAAAATACATACGACAAACAAAAATATATTGTTACAGACAGGCCTACCACTAGAGATGCTGTACTAAATGATCTCATTAACCGACAGCTTGGCATTCAAAAAGCAAAAAAAAATAAACTTGAAAGCAATGATTTAGTTAGAAAAAAAACTGAAGATATTCTTTACCATGCACAAGTTTCAAGAGATTTAGAACCTCGCTTGAGAGATATAAAAGTAAGTGATGAAGAGGTAAAAGAGTATTACAAGCATAGCCCTGAATATAGAACTTCACAAATACTCTTTCGTTTAAAAGTAAATGCAAGCAAAGAAGAAATTCAAGACATGATGGCCAGAGCATTGGATGCTTACAATAGATTAAAAGCACACCCAGAATTATTTGCTGAAATTGCCAACAAAGAATCCATGAGCTCTAGTGCTTTGAATGGTGGGGATATGGGCTATCTGCCTGCAGTGAGAATGGCCCCAGAGTATTTTAAGGCAATCAAACAAACAAAAATTGGTCAAATTACTCCACCTGTCAGGACTCAGCTTGGCTTTCACATAATCAAGGTCATCGCCCTTAGATCTGAAGATGAAATTGACATGTCGCTATATAAAAAAATAATATTTGATCAAAAGCGTGATACCCTTCTCAATGAATATTTTAAAGAACTACGCAAAGGTGCGTCTATAAAAATTGAAAAAAAGTATTTAGAATAG
- a CDS encoding SurA N-terminal domain-containing protein, giving the protein MKLFLLFSFVFSASIHAKLLDKTVAVVNTNIIMQSEVERILQNYKMRSQISPGIYDNRQINDQNIVNLLIRKYLIRSKLQEMGHVISNEDIENYINSVVQKGLGFNRAQLTEYLMQQNMTFNEYFEITRESQEFTIYNRRIIMPLVSITEQEVKNQFFELNKNDSTLAVKYNLVDFSISKSDVSKDLLTGMSKALKAMSETGNLSSDYKNVSTNDLGEITEDGLTKDLKMLLKSTPEGSFSSPILLNNEYHVFFVKKKDLAESFIFTENKEKIREILMRKKVAEISKIWVERESNKHYVRKF; this is encoded by the coding sequence ATGAAATTATTCCTTCTTTTCTCTTTTGTCTTTTCCGCTTCTATTCATGCTAAATTACTTGATAAAACAGTAGCTGTCGTCAATACGAATATTATAATGCAATCAGAGGTTGAGCGAATTTTGCAAAATTACAAAATGCGTTCTCAAATTTCTCCAGGTATATATGATAATCGCCAGATAAATGATCAAAATATAGTTAATTTGCTTATTAGAAAGTATCTTATTCGTTCTAAATTACAAGAAATGGGCCATGTAATTTCAAATGAAGACATTGAGAATTATATTAATTCAGTTGTTCAAAAGGGTCTTGGCTTTAATAGGGCACAGCTAACAGAATATCTTATGCAACAAAATATGACCTTTAATGAGTATTTTGAAATAACTCGTGAGTCACAAGAATTTACTATCTATAATAGAAGAATCATTATGCCACTTGTCTCAATCACTGAACAAGAAGTTAAGAATCAATTTTTTGAACTTAACAAAAATGATAGCACTCTTGCAGTTAAATATAACCTTGTAGACTTCTCGATATCAAAATCAGACGTAAGTAAAGATTTGTTAACAGGTATGTCTAAGGCCCTAAAAGCGATGTCTGAAACAGGAAACCTCTCTTCTGATTATAAAAATGTCTCTACAAATGATTTGGGTGAAATTACCGAAGATGGATTAACAAAAGATCTGAAAATGTTACTTAAGTCGACACCTGAAGGATCTTTCAGCTCTCCTATTCTTTTGAACAATGAGTATCATGTGTTTTTTGTAAAAAAGAAAGATCTGGCAGAATCATTTATTTTTACTGAAAATAAAGAAAAGATTCGAGAGATATTAATGAGAAAAAAGGTTGCTGAAATTTCAAAAATTTGGGTAGAAAGAGAATCAAATAAACATTATGTTAGAAAATTTTAA
- the uvrA gene encoding excinuclease ABC subunit UvrA — protein sequence MGIDHIVIRKAKVHNLKEISLKIPKNTLTVITGPSGSGKSSLAFDTIYVEGQRRYIESLSSYARQFLGQYQPPDVESITGLSPAIAIDQKSTSRNPRSTVGTITEIYDYLRILFARVGTLYCPDSGQIIRSYSPSQIAKFTAEKKENAKLHILSPLSIPKKLNSKFFDNYKTQGYLRVKINDEILKIDEITKFSSINSLDLVIDRLTNKKENEKRLIDSIELALKLGHGKINILIDDDVYFFSEKNISPVTGEILPELNPKLFSFNSPFGACPKCNGIGESKVITKEGIIFDENLSILDGALSPVNKKSSFLYKMILSIAQEEKIDLSIPYKNLTNSFKTLLFEGSSKVYRYKFTSENSKFEFSKPFPGLISWLEKKYLESSSEKVRSSLEEYMHIQKCPMCKGDRLNQIALSTKINEFNIMDLANSPIVRTLNKLENIKLDGEKKIIADKLLKEILSRLGFLIDVGLEYLTLNRSAATLSGGESQRIRLATQIGSALSGVLYVLDEPSIGLHQRDNKKLISTMKKLRDLGNTVIVVEHDEETIREADHIIDIGPGAGIHGGKIVAQGLLSEIQNLNTITAKYLSGKKKISCIPKNYSPENFLVLCGASQNNLKSVDVKIPSNGLVCITGVSGSGKSTLIHQILVPALKNKIDKKNGHLYKRSNFQSLTGSEQFKSIIELDQSPIGRTPNSNPATYSGLFDLIRALFAKTPESQVRGYKQGRFSFNVKGGRCEECEGNGVKKIEMHFLPDVFVTCSECNGKRYNDDTLSVLYRGKNIADILELTIEEACSFFENHNKIKQILQTLNSIGLGYMKLGQSATTLSGGEAQRLKLAKELAKSIRGKCLYVLDEPTTGLHFEDINILLVAIRKLVDSGHAMIVIEHNLDVIKNSDWIIDLGPEGGEKGGTILFSGLRDELKNIKSSYTGHFLK from the coding sequence ATGGGAATTGACCACATCGTTATTCGAAAAGCAAAAGTTCATAACCTAAAAGAAATTTCACTAAAAATTCCTAAAAACACTCTTACTGTCATTACAGGCCCTTCAGGTTCTGGTAAATCTTCTTTGGCCTTTGATACTATCTATGTTGAAGGACAGAGAAGATATATTGAATCTCTCTCATCTTATGCAAGGCAATTTTTAGGTCAATATCAACCTCCTGATGTCGAATCAATCACAGGACTTTCTCCAGCAATTGCAATTGATCAAAAAAGCACTTCTAGAAATCCAAGATCAACAGTAGGAACGATCACTGAAATTTATGATTATCTTAGGATACTTTTTGCTCGTGTTGGAACTTTATATTGCCCTGATTCGGGGCAAATAATTAGGTCATACTCACCTAGTCAGATTGCAAAGTTTACGGCCGAAAAAAAAGAAAATGCTAAACTTCATATTTTATCCCCTCTTTCAATTCCAAAAAAATTAAACTCAAAGTTCTTTGATAACTATAAAACACAGGGATACTTAAGGGTTAAAATAAATGATGAAATATTAAAAATTGATGAAATAACAAAGTTCTCCTCAATAAATAGTTTAGACTTAGTAATTGATAGACTCACTAACAAAAAAGAAAATGAGAAGCGCTTAATTGATTCTATTGAATTGGCACTGAAGCTAGGACATGGAAAAATAAACATATTAATTGATGATGATGTTTATTTTTTTTCAGAAAAAAATATTTCACCTGTAACTGGTGAAATTCTTCCTGAACTCAATCCTAAACTTTTCTCTTTCAACTCACCCTTTGGAGCATGTCCTAAATGCAATGGGATTGGAGAATCAAAGGTTATTACAAAAGAAGGGATCATCTTTGATGAAAATCTTTCAATACTTGATGGAGCACTTTCTCCTGTTAATAAAAAAAGTTCATTTCTTTATAAAATGATTTTAAGTATAGCACAGGAAGAAAAAATTGATCTCAGTATTCCTTATAAAAATCTTACAAATTCATTCAAAACTCTACTTTTCGAAGGCAGTTCTAAAGTTTATCGGTATAAATTTACTTCAGAAAACTCAAAATTTGAATTTTCTAAACCTTTTCCAGGGCTTATTTCCTGGTTAGAAAAAAAATATCTTGAAAGTTCTTCTGAAAAAGTTAGATCCAGCTTAGAAGAGTACATGCATATTCAAAAATGCCCAATGTGTAAGGGAGATAGATTAAATCAAATAGCTCTTTCAACTAAAATTAATGAATTCAATATTATGGATCTTGCAAACTCCCCTATTGTTAGAACATTAAATAAACTTGAGAATATTAAATTAGATGGTGAAAAGAAAATTATCGCAGATAAATTACTAAAAGAAATTCTCTCAAGATTAGGATTTTTGATCGATGTAGGCCTTGAGTATCTTACTTTAAATAGATCTGCGGCAACACTCTCTGGTGGTGAATCACAAAGAATCAGACTTGCCACTCAAATTGGCTCAGCTCTTTCTGGAGTCTTATATGTACTAGATGAACCCTCAATAGGTCTTCATCAAAGAGATAATAAAAAACTTATAAGTACTATGAAAAAATTAAGAGATCTCGGCAATACTGTCATCGTTGTTGAACATGATGAAGAAACAATACGTGAGGCCGACCATATAATTGATATTGGGCCAGGAGCTGGTATACACGGAGGAAAAATCGTCGCACAGGGTTTACTTTCAGAAATTCAAAATCTTAATACAATAACCGCAAAATATCTATCAGGTAAGAAGAAAATCTCCTGTATCCCAAAAAATTATTCACCTGAAAATTTTTTAGTCTTATGTGGTGCTAGTCAAAATAATCTTAAATCTGTTGATGTGAAAATTCCAAGTAATGGACTCGTTTGCATTACAGGAGTTTCAGGTTCAGGAAAATCAACTTTAATTCATCAAATACTTGTTCCTGCTCTTAAAAATAAAATAGATAAAAAAAATGGCCATCTTTATAAAAGAAGCAATTTTCAGTCCTTAACGGGAAGTGAGCAATTTAAATCAATAATCGAACTTGACCAATCCCCTATTGGAAGAACTCCAAACTCAAATCCAGCAACTTATAGCGGATTATTTGATCTCATAAGAGCTTTATTTGCAAAAACTCCAGAATCACAAGTCAGAGGCTATAAACAAGGACGATTTTCTTTTAATGTTAAGGGTGGAAGATGTGAAGAATGTGAGGGAAATGGAGTAAAAAAAATTGAAATGCATTTTTTACCAGATGTCTTTGTTACTTGTTCTGAATGTAATGGTAAAAGATATAATGATGATACATTATCAGTTCTATACCGTGGAAAAAATATAGCTGATATATTAGAGCTTACAATTGAAGAGGCCTGTAGTTTTTTTGAAAATCACAATAAAATCAAGCAAATTTTACAGACACTTAACTCTATTGGACTTGGATATATGAAATTAGGCCAATCAGCGACGACTCTCTCAGGTGGTGAGGCCCAAAGACTGAAACTAGCAAAAGAGTTAGCAAAATCCATTAGAGGTAAATGTTTATATGTTCTGGATGAACCAACAACAGGTCTTCATTTTGAAGATATAAATATTTTACTTGTTGCAATTAGAAAGTTAGTTGACTCGGGACATGCAATGATCGTCATTGAACACAATTTAGATGTCATTAAAAATTCAGACTGGATCATAGATTTGGGCCCTGAAGGTGGAGAAAAAGGAGGAACAATTCTTTTTTCAGGCCTACGTGATGAACTCAAAAATATCAAATCTTCTTATACAGGGCATTTTCTTAAGTGA